One window from the genome of Cyclobacterium amurskyense encodes:
- a CDS encoding lmo0937 family membrane protein yields the protein MSSLLYIIAIILVIGWILGAFVYSVGGLIHILLVLAVIAVLFRLISGRSV from the coding sequence ATGAGTTCATTATTGTATATTATCGCGATTATTCTTGTAATAGGATGGATATTAGGAGCCTTTGTATATAGTGTAGGTGGTCTAATTCACATTTTACTAGTATTGGCTGTTATAGCCGTATTGTTTCGCCTTATTAGCGGTAGATCTGTCTAG
- a CDS encoding DUF4374 domain-containing protein, translated as MKTNFNYLLAFAAALTVGFSSCNPTDDPEPDLGQPAAESRYIIASTPISSDGVADYLLTAESLSEGTVSTLGNGVEQDGTYRYYVTHKNKFFSMLYGQGNPGAVTTYELNAEGELEKLSDFQSETVQAFGAMDDDIVMVKISRSETNPFASWYRMDADQLQIVDEGTWNQEEIADNGERAFFSWVTQVGDKLFAPYFSIKACCNDTFGTNYPDSAWIAVFDYPSMELNTVIKDDRTSFLGRYFLSGLEVDEQGDAYGFSGSVASSNGQMTSTLPSAITRINKGTLAFDESYYFNVQELADDYYITANTYAGNGKFIVTMNKEKGAYTVGNRFGVADVYNKTFTWVTGTPAEASIVNVTINNYSAKDGLAYIGITTEEGSWVYEFNANSATAKEGLKVEGGRITAISHLDPAD; from the coding sequence ATGAAAACCAATTTTAACTACCTATTAGCTTTTGCGGCAGCTTTGACTGTCGGATTCTCTAGCTGTAATCCTACAGATGATCCCGAACCAGACCTTGGCCAACCGGCCGCTGAAAGCCGCTATATCATTGCATCCACTCCTATTTCTTCTGATGGAGTAGCAGATTATCTCTTGACTGCTGAAAGCCTGAGCGAAGGAACGGTGAGCACACTAGGAAATGGTGTGGAACAAGACGGGACATACCGGTATTATGTGACGCACAAAAATAAATTCTTCAGCATGCTTTACGGGCAGGGAAATCCGGGTGCCGTGACTACTTATGAATTGAATGCCGAAGGTGAGTTGGAGAAATTGTCTGATTTCCAGTCAGAAACAGTGCAGGCTTTTGGTGCGATGGATGATGATATCGTAATGGTGAAAATAAGCCGTAGTGAGACCAATCCTTTTGCCTCATGGTATAGAATGGATGCTGATCAATTGCAGATTGTCGATGAAGGCACTTGGAATCAAGAAGAAATAGCTGACAATGGGGAAAGAGCATTTTTCTCTTGGGTCACTCAGGTAGGTGACAAACTTTTCGCTCCTTACTTTAGTATCAAAGCATGCTGCAATGACACTTTCGGAACGAACTATCCTGATAGTGCCTGGATTGCAGTGTTTGATTACCCGAGCATGGAATTAAATACAGTGATCAAAGATGACCGAACCAGTTTTCTTGGCAGGTACTTTCTTTCAGGCCTGGAAGTGGATGAGCAGGGTGATGCCTATGGTTTTTCAGGTTCCGTAGCTTCCTCTAATGGGCAAATGACTTCTACGCTTCCTTCGGCTATCACACGAATAAATAAGGGAACATTAGCATTTGACGAATCCTACTATTTCAATGTGCAGGAACTGGCTGATGATTATTACATCACAGCAAACACCTATGCGGGTAACGGTAAATTTATTGTAACCATGAATAAAGAGAAAGGTGCTTATACTGTTGGCAATCGCTTCGGTGTAGCGGATGTATATAACAAGACTTTTACGTGGGTGACGGGCACTCCCGCAGAAGCTTCGATCGTAAATGTGACGATCAATAATTATTCTGCAAAGGACGGCCTGGCTTATATAGGTATCACCACAGAAGAAGGAAGCTGGGTGTATGAATTCAATGCCAATAGTGCTACGGCCAAAGAAGGTTTGAAAGTGGAAGGAGGAAGAATTACTGCAATCAGCCACCTGGACCCAGCAGATTAA
- a CDS encoding PepSY-associated TM helix domain-containing protein: MKLKKILGKLHLWLGLSSGLVVFIVAVTGCIYAFQLDIQDILQPYRFVTAENSPILPPSSIWEKADAALADKHLHAVLYPSPDRAAQAIYYSFEEHYYYFVYVNPYTGEVLKVKDVYADFFRIVLDGHFYLWLPPAIGQPVVASFTLVFLFMVISGLILWWPRKKKNLKSSITIKWNARWRRKNYDLHQVMGFYVMGFASIFAITGLVWGFVWFRDAVFFVSSGGEDYVEYYTPLSDSIAVYQDSIPALDAVWMKMRSMYPNAEWIEVHPPEFENAAIAANANPDASTYWKMDYRYFDQNTLEELPVEHIYNRFEEASIGDKVMRINYDLHVGAIAGLPGKIFAFLLSAIIGSLPITGTLIWWGRKKKAKRENSGHTSLPEQEEK; encoded by the coding sequence ATGAAGCTTAAAAAAATACTGGGAAAACTTCATCTCTGGCTAGGACTTTCCTCTGGGCTTGTGGTGTTTATTGTGGCAGTGACAGGTTGTATATATGCTTTTCAATTAGATATACAGGATATTTTGCAGCCTTATAGATTTGTTACAGCAGAGAATTCCCCAATCTTACCACCTAGCTCTATTTGGGAAAAAGCTGATGCCGCTTTGGCAGATAAACATTTGCACGCGGTCTTATACCCTAGCCCAGATAGGGCTGCTCAGGCAATCTACTATAGTTTCGAAGAGCATTATTATTATTTCGTATACGTCAATCCTTATACGGGAGAAGTTTTAAAAGTAAAAGATGTTTACGCTGACTTTTTTAGAATAGTGCTGGATGGCCACTTTTACTTGTGGCTGCCCCCTGCCATTGGACAACCTGTTGTGGCTTCCTTTACACTTGTATTTTTGTTTATGGTTATTTCAGGCTTGATACTCTGGTGGCCAAGGAAAAAGAAAAACCTCAAAAGCAGCATTACAATCAAATGGAATGCACGTTGGAGGAGGAAGAATTACGATCTGCATCAGGTTATGGGCTTTTATGTAATGGGTTTTGCAAGTATTTTTGCTATTACTGGTTTGGTATGGGGCTTTGTTTGGTTTCGGGATGCGGTATTTTTTGTAAGCTCTGGAGGGGAAGATTATGTGGAATATTATACACCACTTTCAGATTCCATAGCCGTTTACCAAGACTCGATTCCTGCATTGGACGCTGTATGGATGAAAATGAGAAGCATGTACCCAAATGCAGAATGGATAGAAGTACATCCTCCTGAGTTTGAAAACGCGGCCATTGCTGCTAATGCTAATCCTGATGCTTCGACCTATTGGAAAATGGATTACCGGTATTTTGACCAAAACACTTTGGAAGAACTTCCTGTAGAGCATATTTACAATCGGTTTGAAGAAGCCTCCATTGGTGATAAGGTTATGCGAATCAATTATGACCTACATGTAGGTGCCATTGCTGGTTTGCCAGGCAAAATTTTTGCTTTTTTATTAAGCGCAATAATTGGATCTTTACCGATCACCGGCACCTTAATATGGTGGGGAAGAAAAAAGAAAGCAAAAAGAGAAAATAGTGGCCACACTTCCTTGCCCGAACAAGAAGAGAAATAA
- a CDS encoding PepSY-associated TM helix domain-containing protein — protein sequence MSNRIYNILFHTHTISGIFISLALYVIFFAGSFSFFRDEINSWERNEPLAQGWKMSDMDFDRVIDSLKTNDTLVNRDISFNQYYDEQRLSLSISPAKNLEEKGPKRRRRGTFMYLNTQDMKTYDYRSSYSLGEFLYRLHFFAQLNFYGRSGYLLAGIVAFFFLFAVITGVLVHWKKIISNFFMFRPKASIKNLWTDAHTALGILGLPYQFIFALTGVYLIVGTTLMSPAFVKFLYEDNIEKAYDDFGFNPPSYALSGENLQSAFSINPFLKQTKEKWPDFDIRSAHIFNYGDQNMHVKFEGKSDFDRKFASSGSITYKVSTGEIVSEENPFKDVSYIDGSRAVLQRLHFGDFGGIAVKLIYFIMGIVTCFVIISGVMIWLVARDKKHVSPAKRKFNAWLVWFYLAGCLSMYPVTAFTFLMVKLGLQDPSADRVGFIFQTYFWSWLLLTLIFTFMRNNTLTNKYTLILGSVLGLLVPLANGMVTGNWLWVSWASGYSDIFLIDAFWLITSISALLIGLKIKTENQRPIIADRKVSA from the coding sequence ATGAGCAACAGGATTTACAATATTCTTTTTCATACCCATACCATATCAGGCATTTTCATCAGCCTGGCTCTTTACGTCATTTTCTTCGCCGGTTCCTTTTCCTTCTTCCGAGATGAGATCAACAGTTGGGAGAGAAATGAACCGCTGGCTCAAGGTTGGAAGATGAGCGACATGGATTTTGATCGGGTGATTGATTCTCTTAAAACCAATGATACTTTGGTAAACAGGGACATTAGCTTTAATCAATACTATGATGAACAGCGTTTGTCTTTGAGTATATCCCCAGCAAAAAACCTGGAAGAAAAAGGTCCTAAACGACGAAGGAGAGGCACTTTCATGTACTTGAACACGCAGGATATGAAAACGTATGATTATAGGAGCTCCTACTCTTTGGGGGAATTTCTTTATCGTTTACACTTTTTTGCGCAGCTTAATTTTTATGGTAGATCAGGTTATTTGCTGGCAGGTATAGTGGCCTTCTTTTTTTTATTTGCCGTTATTACGGGTGTCCTGGTTCATTGGAAGAAAATTATAAGTAATTTTTTTATGTTTCGGCCTAAAGCCAGTATCAAGAACCTCTGGACTGATGCCCATACTGCGCTAGGCATTCTTGGCTTGCCTTACCAATTCATATTCGCATTGACAGGGGTTTATCTGATTGTGGGAACCACGTTGATGTCACCTGCATTTGTTAAGTTTCTTTATGAAGACAATATAGAAAAGGCATATGATGATTTTGGATTTAACCCTCCAAGCTATGCCCTTTCTGGAGAAAACCTTCAAAGTGCGTTTTCCATTAACCCATTCCTGAAACAGACCAAGGAAAAATGGCCAGATTTTGACATCCGCTCCGCTCATATTTTCAATTATGGAGACCAAAACATGCATGTTAAGTTTGAAGGTAAATCAGACTTTGACCGCAAATTCGCCAGTTCAGGGAGTATTACTTATAAGGTTTCCACAGGAGAGATTGTTAGCGAAGAAAATCCTTTTAAAGATGTTTCTTATATAGATGGATCGAGGGCAGTATTGCAACGCCTACATTTTGGAGATTTTGGGGGCATTGCCGTCAAATTGATTTATTTTATTATGGGAATTGTCACTTGCTTTGTGATTATTTCTGGGGTGATGATATGGTTGGTGGCTAGGGATAAAAAACATGTATCCCCTGCCAAGCGAAAGTTTAATGCCTGGTTGGTGTGGTTTTATCTGGCAGGATGTCTAAGCATGTATCCTGTCACTGCATTTACTTTCCTTATGGTAAAACTAGGACTTCAAGATCCCTCAGCAGATCGAGTAGGTTTTATTTTCCAAACCTATTTCTGGTCCTGGCTCCTACTGACCTTGATTTTTACCTTTATGAGAAACAATACCTTGACAAATAAATATACCCTTATTTTGGGTAGTGTTTTAGGCTTATTGGTTCCATTGGCCAATGGAATGGTAACAGGAAATTGGCTTTGGGTAAGTTGGGCAAGTGGCTATTCTGATATATTTCTAATAGATGCTTTTTGGCTTATCACATCCATCAGCGCCTTGTTAATTGGCTTGAAAATAAAGACCGAAAACCAGAGACCTATTATTGCAGATAGAAAGGTGTCTGCTTAA
- a CDS encoding TonB-dependent receptor: MQYNKILLLVFLCLLQSPSVFSQQNRTVSGIVTDQQGQAIPGVLISVQPLNKGFITDQEGKFKLNLALDKEFTLVFSFLGYEPYEEIISASSNNKNLNIQLTEEATDLEEFTILGKSELSEIRERAFNIEVVDARKLHHTNLDLGHALDRVSGVRVRESGGVGSRMNFSLNGFSGKQVKFFIDGIPMDDFGSSFQLNNIPINLAERIEVYKGVVPIGLGADALGGAVNIVTKNVRKNYVDASYSYGSFNTHRSVINTAFVAESGFTFQLNAFQNYSDNNYWVNVDVADIETGKYYPNQRVRRFHDTYHNETVITQLGVQGKSYADKLLIGLTAGKNYSEVQTGARLVSVFGQWHRRGTILMPTFKYQKRDLFTKGLDVNVNANYNFGSEQNIDTVNRRYNWFQQYKEYEVPGGERSYTRYKFNNNNAVLTANAHYNFGIHTFAISNVFNSFNRIGSDALNPYNDKYEQPRKSQKNITGLSYQLNWEEKASVSAFTKIYKQTNYFTLSYNPTGNYGDVAYRNERENFTYPGYGITGSYFITGNIQAKASLEKSYRLPEPEELFGDMVNLQGNLDLKPETSYNYNLGLSIWKQLNRDHRVDISANGFYRDAKDFIRARLNNNQAMQVMDNLYSVTNIGVEGEIRWSYKNLLSAGANITYQNLRNNTEFEEGQTTSSIVYRDRVPNMPYLFGNADASLMLQDAFGKGNDLNIGYNLLYVHAFYLYWPSLGAEKFDVPQQLSHDVNLTFTTGEKGRLQLIAECKNLLDNKLYDNFSLQKPGRSFSGKIRYFIY, translated from the coding sequence ATGCAATATAACAAAATATTGTTACTAGTATTTTTATGCCTTTTGCAATCTCCCTCTGTTTTTTCACAACAGAACAGGACTGTTTCAGGTATTGTAACCGACCAACAGGGACAAGCGATTCCTGGTGTTTTGATAAGCGTCCAACCCTTAAATAAGGGCTTTATTACTGATCAGGAAGGTAAGTTTAAATTGAACTTAGCTTTAGATAAGGAATTTACACTCGTTTTTTCATTTTTAGGGTATGAACCTTATGAGGAAATTATCTCTGCGAGCAGTAACAACAAAAACCTTAATATACAATTAACTGAAGAGGCTACTGACCTTGAGGAATTTACAATACTTGGCAAATCAGAGCTAAGTGAAATCAGAGAACGAGCCTTCAATATTGAAGTTGTAGACGCAAGGAAGCTTCACCATACCAATTTGGACCTTGGACATGCTTTAGACAGGGTTTCTGGAGTTAGGGTAAGGGAAAGTGGAGGAGTTGGCTCAAGGATGAATTTCTCTCTTAATGGATTTTCAGGCAAGCAGGTTAAATTTTTTATTGATGGGATTCCAATGGATGATTTTGGTTCCTCTTTCCAACTCAACAATATCCCCATCAATCTTGCAGAGCGCATCGAAGTTTACAAAGGTGTTGTTCCTATTGGTTTGGGAGCTGATGCCCTTGGAGGTGCAGTGAATATTGTTACAAAAAACGTTCGTAAAAATTATGTAGATGCATCTTATTCTTATGGTTCCTTCAATACCCATAGGTCGGTCATCAATACAGCTTTTGTTGCAGAATCCGGCTTTACATTTCAATTGAATGCTTTTCAGAACTATTCTGACAACAACTATTGGGTTAATGTAGATGTAGCTGATATAGAGACAGGTAAATATTACCCAAATCAACGGGTCCGTAGATTTCACGATACTTATCACAATGAGACGGTAATTACACAACTTGGTGTTCAAGGGAAATCTTATGCAGACAAACTATTAATTGGTCTAACTGCTGGGAAAAATTACTCAGAAGTACAGACTGGAGCTCGATTGGTGTCAGTCTTTGGGCAGTGGCACCGCAGGGGAACAATCCTGATGCCGACCTTTAAATATCAAAAGAGAGACCTTTTTACGAAAGGACTGGATGTCAATGTCAATGCCAATTACAATTTTGGTTCTGAACAAAACATCGATACGGTCAATCGTCGCTACAATTGGTTTCAGCAGTACAAAGAATATGAGGTGCCAGGAGGAGAACGCTCGTACACACGCTACAAGTTTAATAACAATAACGCTGTCCTCACTGCAAATGCCCATTACAACTTTGGGATTCATACGTTTGCCATCAGCAATGTATTCAATAGCTTTAATCGAATTGGGAGCGATGCACTTAATCCATATAATGATAAATACGAGCAACCTCGTAAAAGTCAAAAGAATATAACAGGCTTAAGCTATCAGTTGAATTGGGAAGAGAAAGCCAGCGTTTCAGCTTTTACTAAAATCTACAAGCAGACCAACTATTTTACCTTGTCTTATAATCCCACAGGGAATTATGGAGATGTGGCCTATCGCAATGAAAGGGAAAATTTCACCTACCCGGGATATGGGATTACTGGTTCCTATTTTATCACAGGAAATATTCAGGCCAAAGCCTCTTTAGAGAAAAGCTACCGGCTACCGGAACCAGAAGAACTCTTTGGTGACATGGTGAACCTGCAGGGGAATTTGGACCTAAAGCCAGAAACCAGTTACAACTATAACTTGGGTCTGAGTATCTGGAAACAACTCAACAGAGATCATCGGGTTGACATTTCTGCCAATGGTTTCTACCGTGACGCAAAAGATTTCATCCGTGCCAGACTAAATAACAACCAAGCGATGCAAGTGATGGACAATCTCTACAGCGTGACCAATATCGGTGTGGAAGGAGAAATCCGGTGGTCCTATAAAAACCTGCTTTCCGCTGGTGCCAATATTACCTATCAAAACCTTCGAAACAATACGGAATTTGAAGAAGGTCAAACGACTTCAAGTATAGTCTATCGTGATCGGGTACCTAATATGCCATACCTCTTTGGGAATGCTGATGCAAGTCTGATGCTTCAGGATGCTTTTGGCAAAGGGAACGACCTTAACATCGGATACAACCTGCTTTATGTGCATGCATTTTACCTCTACTGGCCAAGCTTGGGAGCTGAGAAATTTGATGTACCTCAGCAGCTTTCTCATGATGTCAATCTCACTTTTACCACTGGAGAAAAAGGCAGACTTCAGCTGATTGCTGAGTGCAAAAATTTACTGGACAATAAACTCTATGATAATTTCAGCTTGCAGAAACCAGGGCGGAGCTTCTCAGGCAAAATAAGATATTTTATTTATTAA
- a CDS encoding MutS-related protein produces the protein MNTEFDLSDPDKKLETIRDKVLMLSFGRLGLFLLMLVLLVVGISEIHWLLILFFPVTFVFVSLILKFNKEKDRERFYQAVKEMNGNREKRKKRELKEFDTGSEFMESSHPFASDLDLFGEHSLFQMMNHTVSRGGKARLASWMKTPLDPKNASEKQQALFELSGKKDFLFVFEAFGKAFMKKDKAPDGKARFYAWLKNSQPWHSMYFLPMILGPIVGLVVLFGALYSVFSTLYLSIFILVGMGLLGFIFKPLMEAMKALPNDNDLKTLQAWAKLLEREQFENPLLIKHQTPVKQKDFLASKALKELESLTFLVENRTNMLYLIFNLLFWVDFYVLYRLKKWNQLAGQKMKQWEETFETWEALVSMAAFMEEENLTTQVKWEEKFTFIGKEIRHPLIDPGTCVANDFDLKENEKVVLLTGSNMSGKTTFMRTLGINLVLTGMGIPPFARSFSTGPFLLYTSMRNTDSLGESVSSFYAELARIKGVLEKASAGEPVFYLLDEILKGTNTADRVLGSEALIRQLAHSNAKGIISTHDIELSTLEEQLPFLVNYSFHHDIQKDEIVFDYTIKKGPCPNFNAQKLMELMGIKIENAG, from the coding sequence ATGAATACTGAATTTGACCTTTCCGATCCGGATAAGAAATTAGAAACAATCCGGGACAAAGTGCTTATGTTGTCCTTTGGGCGGCTTGGCCTTTTCCTGTTAATGCTTGTGCTTCTTGTGGTTGGCATCTCCGAAATACACTGGCTACTCATCCTGTTTTTTCCGGTAACCTTTGTTTTTGTATCCCTTATCCTAAAATTCAATAAGGAAAAGGACAGAGAGCGTTTTTATCAGGCTGTAAAGGAGATGAACGGGAACAGGGAAAAGCGTAAAAAGAGAGAGTTGAAGGAATTTGACACTGGATCGGAATTTATGGAATCCTCGCACCCTTTCGCCAGTGACTTGGATTTATTTGGTGAGCATTCATTGTTTCAAATGATGAATCATACCGTAAGCCGGGGAGGAAAAGCTAGACTGGCTAGCTGGATGAAAACGCCTCTAGACCCAAAGAATGCTTCAGAGAAACAACAGGCATTGTTTGAGCTGAGCGGTAAAAAGGACTTTCTTTTTGTTTTTGAAGCCTTTGGAAAGGCTTTTATGAAAAAGGACAAGGCTCCTGACGGAAAAGCAAGGTTTTATGCCTGGCTGAAGAACAGTCAGCCATGGCATTCCATGTATTTTCTACCTATGATTTTGGGGCCAATTGTTGGCTTAGTCGTTTTATTTGGTGCTCTGTACAGTGTCTTTTCTACCTTATACTTGAGTATTTTCATTCTGGTCGGAATGGGGCTTTTGGGATTCATATTTAAGCCTTTGATGGAGGCGATGAAGGCCTTGCCTAATGACAATGACCTAAAAACATTACAAGCCTGGGCGAAGCTCCTTGAAAGAGAGCAATTTGAAAACCCTTTGCTTATCAAACATCAAACTCCTGTTAAACAAAAGGATTTTTTAGCCTCAAAGGCCCTTAAGGAATTGGAAAGTCTCACTTTCTTGGTAGAGAACAGAACCAATATGTTGTACCTGATTTTCAACCTACTTTTTTGGGTTGATTTTTATGTCTTGTATCGACTGAAAAAATGGAATCAGCTTGCAGGCCAAAAGATGAAGCAGTGGGAAGAAACCTTTGAAACCTGGGAGGCCTTGGTTTCTATGGCTGCTTTTATGGAAGAAGAGAACTTGACTACTCAGGTAAAGTGGGAAGAAAAATTTACTTTCATAGGTAAAGAGATCAGGCACCCACTTATTGACCCGGGGACCTGTGTTGCCAATGATTTTGATTTGAAAGAAAATGAAAAGGTAGTACTGCTTACAGGTTCTAACATGTCGGGCAAAACAACCTTTATGCGCACACTCGGTATTAATTTAGTTTTGACTGGGATGGGGATTCCTCCTTTCGCTAGGTCGTTTAGTACCGGTCCCTTCTTATTGTATACGAGTATGAGGAATACGGATAGCCTTGGGGAGAGTGTAAGTTCCTTTTATGCTGAGTTGGCAAGAATTAAAGGCGTATTAGAAAAAGCATCTGCAGGAGAACCGGTATTTTATCTGCTTGATGAAATTTTGAAAGGAACCAATACTGCAGACAGAGTGCTTGGGAGTGAGGCATTAATAAGACAGTTGGCACATAGCAATGCGAAGGGCATTATTTCTACACACGATATTGAACTAAGCACCTTGGAAGAGCAGTTGCCCTTTTTGGTTAACTATAGCTTTCATCATGATATTCAGAAGGATGAAATTGTTTTTGACTATACCATAAAGAAAGGACCTTGCCCTAATTTCAATGCACAAAAGTTAATGGAATTGATGGGTATAAAAATTGAGAACGCAGGTTAA
- a CDS encoding DUF6686 family protein translates to MSACKTEIIYQNKDFIFTKCMDCSRMGLMYHQVMIGFDEINFSAFIRYLKQLDFETYKYPCIDGIDRVIIETYHQDIQFSFSEEEFYTLKAGVIEANEQLQLIEMIRKL, encoded by the coding sequence ATGTCAGCATGTAAAACCGAAATTATCTATCAAAACAAGGATTTCATTTTCACAAAATGTATGGACTGTTCCAGAATGGGGCTAATGTATCATCAGGTAATGATAGGTTTTGACGAGATTAACTTTTCGGCTTTCATTAGGTATTTAAAGCAATTAGATTTTGAAACCTATAAATACCCTTGCATTGATGGGATCGACAGGGTGATCATTGAAACCTATCACCAAGACATTCAATTTTCATTCTCTGAAGAAGAGTTTTACACCTTAAAAGCTGGAGTCATCGAAGCCAACGAACAGCTACAATTAATAGAAATGATTCGAAAATTATAA